CTCTGAAATGCCATCGCTCTGCCCATCCGTGTCCGTATCCATGGGCTCCACCAGTTCCACCAGCTTGCCTTTCTTTAACAgcagctgttgctgttgctggggcGTGGGCGAGCTGCTTTTGCTACTGTTGCCGCTGATGCTGCTCGTAGGGCTGATGGGTAACACatggtgctgttgctgctgctgcacctgctgatgctgctgctgctgctgatgctgagcCTGCTGCAGTAACTGGCTCGGAGTTGTGggctcctgcagcagcagtatGTTGGTCTTCTTGGCTAGCGAGGCCACCAgagcttgctgctgctgggtacTGTTCCcattggtggtggtggtgaaggTCAGCGTCTGTGTGTTTTTGGTGGGCGAAGTAGCCGGCGTAAGAATGCCCAAGTTTACCAAATTGGGCATCTGTTTGTTGCCGTTGAGAATGGTTTGTCCATTGGTTATCTTGTTGCTAccgttgtgctgctgctgctgcaattgttgctgctgcacaaTGTCCAATGCTGTGGAGGCACCATTGGCCACATTGGTGGCCAGCTTGAGTATCTTGCTGGCCGTTGCATTGGCTGCCATTAAATTGCTAACCGACTTGGCAGTCGGCGTGTTGTTGCCATTATTGTGATTGTTGCTGGCTTTAATGGATACTAAACCGAGTGTGCTGCGCAttaaattgttgttgctgttaccTGTTGCAGTGCCGCCGTTCtgttggagctgctgctgctgctgttgctggtgttgctgcggCTGGGTGGGAAGATTGGTCAGCGTGACCACGTTCCCGGCGCTGAGCTGCTGCAGCACATTGCCATTGCCGCCGGTCACAAGCGCTGCTGtgttgctggtggtgctgctgctgttgccattgttgttgttgttggagaGGCTGCTACTGCCGCCGTGGCAACTGCTGGCGCTGCTCGACATGTTGCTAATGCTTGAGGGGCTTAGCGAGCCCAGCGATTGCGACGGCGAGTTGCTGCGCTGAATAACTGGCGGCGGGGGATTGGAGTTATTGCTGTTGCTTTGGCTGCCACCCAAGGGGGCAGTTCCAGCGGCTGCTGCCGTTTCCAAGGCAGTGGCCATCAGCTGGGCATTCAGCACACTCTCCGGCTGCGAGTTGTGCGTGTGTAAAGCATGATTCTTCAGGCCCTGGGCCGTCTTGTAGCTCTTGCCGCAGTGACACTTGTAACCCTTGCGCACTCTGTGGGAAGTCGAGCTATTAGTTTAACATTTCCgtttaacattaaaaaaaaaaaaaaacaatataggCAATGTTTGCTTACCTTCCGTCCTTTTTGTGGCCATTCTTTGAATGATACTTGATGCCGTTGACGTTTTTATAACGCTTCTTGCATCCAGGAACAGGGCAGGCGAAGGGTTTCTCATTGCCAGGCGTGCCGTTGCTTCCGCCACCGGAATGCCtgcataatttaaataaatttagcaaCGAGCAACTATAGTAAACTATAGTAATAATACCTGCTGCCATAGCGCATGATGAACTCGGAGCTGAACTCTTCGGTGGTCCACGAGTCGTTGCTATCCTCTGACTCTGTGACCACCATTTCATCCTCGTCCATTTCACTGCCTGCAGAGACAAGGGCAAATCAAAGAATTGAGTACTGGCTGATCAATATGGTTTAATTTGATCAGGGAGCATACCTGTGGGCGTTGTGCTGCGGTTGGACGAGGACATGCTGTAGCTGTGGTGCTTGATGGCCAGCTTACGCTTGAGCTCCACATTATTGCCGGTTCCATGGCCGGTGTTGTTGGAGCCGCTATTGGTGGTCGGTGGGGCGGtgttgctattgttgctgGCCAGATAGTTGCCCGCCGCAGCCGCCTCCTTGCGGTTCTCCTCGGTGATGAAGCGCAGGACATAGCTTAggggcaggcaggcaggctggGCCTGTTCCTTCTGTTCGACCACCTTTGGATCATAGTCTAGAAAGATTACCAGACATAGGTTAGTTATTATTGTGCAAGTATCTACCTAACTAATGCTAGGTCAATGTATGGAATTAATTATCAATTATAAAAGTCAGAGTTATTTGGAGATAATTATTGCAAatgaaatatgtatgtatgtattattCATAAAATTCCAAATCCCCATTGTTATTATTCCCAAACGAAACTGGATTCAATTACGGGACACGCCTGTCTAAATAGAGACAGAAACGGGATTgactaattaaaaattcccttTGGCATAGGACACAGAGAATCCGAACCGGAATGCGGGCTACCAGAAAACCTGCATCCCAGACGAAATTCGTTTGCAAGCGTGCTGTGTTTGCACTGGAACAAGTTCAGAGACATTCGGCGGAGAACACAGTGAATACCAGGCCAGACCAGACCAGAGACAGCGACCCACAGGCCGggcaatttattattaaaatgtcGAAATAAGTAAATAAGCGAGAGTGCACGTAGGGGATATTTTATGGCGGTGAATTTAGTGCGCCTGCTGACGCATTTTCCCTGGGTTTTTTCGAGGGTTATGCGGGGGAGTACTCGTGGCAGGAGCACATGGCACTCTGTGCAACCATCGTGTGGACACTATCTTATCGCCAAAGCAAGCATAATAACAGGTGCTCCCCTTTTCTACGTCTTTATTTACTCTTTGgtctgtgtgagtgtgtgtttgcagCAACCTAACCTCCATAAGCAGACAGCGAGCGGAGCACGCTTTATTTCTCAATTAAATCATTTTGGTGCGTAACTGTGTCAGCCGACCATTCATCATCATCTGCGACACGGAGCACCCTATGGTCGGCGAATGTCACCCGGTTGCCGTAACCAGTTAACGGACGGCTGCTAAACGAATAATTAACATCCATCGATCAGCGGCTCTCTTAAATTGATGCTTCCCACTCGTCATTTGTGGCAAGTTCTTCACTTACTTTAATTCTAAACTCAAACAGAAGAACAAGTCCATCACAAGactataattaatataaatggCAAGCCTAATAAAACAGTTAATACAAGCTTAAGGCTTTGTTTTGTAACTTTGGATTAATAATATTTCGATTCGCGTTACAGAaacatgattttttttaacaaggtTTGCATTAAGGTTTCTTCTCATTCTTCCTACAGATCCTACGAACAATCTTGGTTTAAAATGTATTGCATTTTCGGTAGCTAAATCCCACGCAAACGATAACAGTTAGATAAAGTTGCACTTTAATTGCTTCTATTCAATACGATTCGTATCTCGTATTGGTGTGCAAATAGAAAACATATGCCGCAAATTGGTTATTATGCCAAACATATGCTTTCATTTAGCCCGCTGCTCCTTTTGGCACACATTACTGTGCTGCTTATCAGGGCGAAATGCGATTAAAAACATTTGCGGCAATGATTgcggtggtggtgatggtgatgtCTACGTGCCGTCCAATCGATTGATGATGACACATACGGACATGCACATATACGAATTATGAGTGCGTAGTGCCCTGAGTATTATGTGCGTAATATTTCCACGTACTCTATCGAGTATGGTGCACTTATTTGCCTTGAAAATTCGCAGTTGTAAGTCGCAGCAGCACACATTCTTTTCTGATGATTAAATAGACTTATACTTGCGAGCACGGCGCCATTTGTTAACGGTCAAATCAGTTCACTCAATTCtggtaatttttttgtatttttattctCAGATCCGCCTTcatattattgttattattttgttggtgATAACCCGAagtgcctctctctctctctccctctctgtaGGTGACACTTTCCGCTGTCTCGATGTTTGTGTGTTTATCAAATCGAGTATTTTACAAAcaacttttaaacaaacagCATCTagctacatacatatgtatatacacatatatactGCCTGCCCGCTGAGTGTATATCATACggtttttgtatttcaaaaacaaaataaacgcAGATCCCTCTCTCTTTTTCGCACTTGTGACTCATGTGCACTTGTTGCAGAACTCGGAAAGATAACACTTGTCTTTCGCCTGAACATGCGGTTTcagtttgtattttattttatttcaccgGCAGCTGTCGCAAAAACTTTCCAATAGCTGCATAAAGCATTCCAAGTTTGAAATTTGATAAATACCAAGTCGTTGACTGCTGTGAATTTATGTTGACATTGTAAGTGCAGGGACACCTAGTTTTGTTTTAACCCCTATATGCTGCACTCTTATCGCATGCATTCTATTTAGATagcattttataaatattttttttttttttatataaagaaaatcttATTCAATGCTAAAAATAAAGCAGTAGAAAAATTCCCGGAATTTAGAGCCTAATCACAAAATCCCCATAAATTCTATTGATacaatgtttataaattaaatacggtTGCTTTTTCAGAGTTCTTGAAGTATATAGTCCAAGACAACGTCAAGATATTAGGACCCTAAAACCCCGAGATCGTATAATATCAAATATTCCTTATATTATCCTTCCTATATATCCCTTATTCTGGTTTCATTCATTTCCTAAATTAATGGGTTAACTAAGTTTTACCGCGTTTCGAAACGCAAGTGCAGTAGAGACACGCGCTCACGCATACATGGGTACTGGCACACACACTGGGAAATTCGGGACACACAACAGGTGCCTGGCAACTGTGAAAAGGACAAACCTGAAGGTCTTGCCCGCTTTTTTTCGAGCTGCCATGACAACCGAAACGTAACGAAGACAACGCCCAGAGCGGCGGCATGATAAGGAGACGTACATCCAGCCATATCCATTTAGAGCCCGGCCCACGCATCGAGTGTCCTTCGAGATAATGAAATGATGGGCAGCAGCTCGCTCACGTAATGGTTACGGATATGGCTACACGCATACGGGGATGCGGGTATTGGGGTTCCCAGCTCGTTATGGGTGGCTTTTTTGGGGGTGGCACTCAGCACAGTTGCCGTGTGGGCGTATGCTCGAGCTTCGCTTCGGCTTTATGTAATGCCGCAGCCCCTGGGCAAAAGGGGGTGGTGCAGGGTAGAAAGCAAGCCTGCCCGGGCAGCCGCCATTGCTGCgacggtgtgtgtgtgtgtgttgaccGTTATCACGCAGCAgtgcggcaacaacaaaacagctGCCAACGTAACTGTAACCGAGTCAGCTGAGCCACCCCTACACTCGCCTGTCTCACCCTCTCGACATGCGTTAGAACGGGAACAAGTGCGAGAGAGATGTACATAGACGCACTGCTCAGGCTGAACATAAATAAAGCCCCGTTAACCATTAAACCACCCCAAACCCCAACCCCCTTTCTGTAATGTGGCAGCACTGGGcttaaatttattgattttaccTCCCTGGAAACCCCAGGTGCTAAAAttagaaattgtttatttcaGCCGGTAAAAGTCCACTCGCACACATGCATGCACTCGAAATGATTAATTGGGGAGAGCCTCAAAGTCACGTGGACAGGgatttaaaaagaaacaatatCGATTATGCGGGGGTGGCAGCCGAGGCAGCCGTGCAAACTGGAGCGCGTCTCCAGCTCCAGTTACCGGATACGGACCCCTTTCTACCTATCGGATACGTGTACACCTGTCTCGCAACGCGAAAACTAAAACCCAAGCCAAGCCATGCGGACAGGTCAAAAAAAGGGCGCTCAACTCGCCGGTTCCATAGTACAACAACagccgcaacaacaacaagatgCTGTGTTGGCCTcactcatacacacacaggcacaacATTGAATGGATCACCGGCTTTTTGCTCGCTTTGTTTTGCTTATGCTGCCTTCTCGCTCGCACCCGCACCTTCCAGCGGACAGATCGTCGAATGCTGTACGCGCTTGGAAGTTGGGCGTGTGTTGTGAGCtcggtgtgcgtgtgtgtgcgcgagCACAGGTAGGCGCTGCCCGACGCCCGCCTATTGAGTATGCTGCATCGATTTTTAGAAGCCATTCGAATTGCCATTAATGAGCTCCAACAACTGTTCGTTCTAGCCGCCTGCTGGCCGTGCAAACTGCAATTCATccaataaaaacaacattCAATTCACCACGAAGCCACTCACGCACTCACACTttcaaacacacgcacacaccgtCCATTCGGTTATTTATGCCGCCACATACGTGTGTTCGTATAGAAGggtaaataaatagaataaacAAAACACACCGACCGACCGACATCACGCGACGGGAAAATGATTAGGAAACTGCAGTCTGCGTACCTATGTGGGTGTCCTCGATGTGTGATATCAGATCGCCCAAGCTTGGAAATGTGATGCCGCAGCCATTGTACTTGCAGACGTTGATCAGGAACACGGCCATATCACCGAAACGAATGTGACTGCGATATAGGTTTGTAGTTATGTAAAATTGTTCGGGGAatactgttgttgttgctggtggtggCAGTGCGCGCGCCTATCGAGTGCACCCCTATCGATAGTCAGCAGAACTGCATGCTGGCGATTTATCGGCCCCTGGATGCGGATGTGgtcaacttttatttaatccaATCCAAACCGGCTTATCCTTAAATGCAGCGAAAATCGAAATCCAGTGCCTTGCGGTGCCTTTCGTTGTTGCTGTCCTTTCGccgcgctgctgctgctgcgtggtGTGGTGTGTTTCGGTCTCAAGCGtgccccacacacacacacactcatgcGCAAGTGCTGTTATGCAATTGAGGGCTGCAACGATAGAGGGGGGCGGCGTGGCCGGGGCGTGGGCACTTTAGACGGGATCGGAGGATACTTGGGCAAGATTGTTGGGCGGTACTCACAGCATTCTGGGCTTCAATTGAGTTCGCATTTGCGGGTAATTAGAACATTGCCGAACCGACGTGACGTAGACTCCAACGACACGACGCTGCGCTGCGGCTGTAGTTGTGTGGGTCGGCGTGGTGAGTAGGCCAGAAACGGGCCATCACCAGGGCTGCGGCATCCGGGCAATTGGGCAATCGATAAGATGAAATGTATTACAAAaattctctttttattttaatcagTTGAAAGAACTTGTATTACCAGAATCTACTCTTGCTCAACTACTCGGTGttcaaaatttcaatattttcaaattttcgcGCCAAGCTAGCCGAATCAACTCTTTGACTGGTAAAAAACTCCACTCTAGCGGTTTGACATCAATAATTTTtgtcttaaatttatttagattgAAAGTAAGTCTCCTATCCTGAAAAATTAGTAATTTGCACAACTTGCGAAGACTTAAAAACGCTACTTTATGTGTGGTAGGAGACCCGGAACCGGCACCAACTTTCAAGCTTCCAGTTCACCACGAAAGTAAGTGGTCTGAATTATTGCGGAAAGTGCAAAGCTCTTGATGATTATAAAGGTAAAATGCTTTAAGATGATAGTAATTTAGcagtaataatttaaaatagtaaACCTAGAACCCGATAAAGCCGGTGCCCGCTTACTCTTTCAATTCGCCACAcctcttttgttatttttgctatgcatttattattattttggataaattcaattaactcAACTAAGTGTGTAATAATTCTAAAAGAAGTCGGCTGTAcgttaaattttatatttggaaatataaagctatcgatatatttgtatttgaataataaaaatttattgctCTACAGCTGTAAAAACATCGATAGTGCCCTCACTGGATGTTTTCGATAGGgatagtattttttaaatcgaGGTATCGCACAGCAGAGCAGcaatcgatactatcgatatgAATATCGAGGATTGTACAGCTCTATTGTAAGCGACAAGATCCAAATTAAAATCGTGATTATCAGTTTCTGTGCAAAGTACAGATATAAATCCTACGATTCGGTTTCTTCTCAGATCACGATGTAAAGTCATGTTTCGTAAAAACGTGTTTGAAATAAAACTAGATTCGAATGATCATCGATGTTTATTGTCGATATATCGATGTCACCTTTTCTATTTGTATAAATTCCGAATCTTCTCAAAATGCAAGTAAAAGCGCTTTTTAGTCATACACAGTCATGttatatcaaataaaataattccaCAAACaggtaaacaaaattattacgATCCGGTATTTATTGCTTTCgcgaaaatatcgatatatcgattactatatatatatttcaaatccGCCAGATTCTAGGGGTACTATACTTCCACCGAGTCCACTGTGAAGGGTTTGTTCGAAGTGAGTTGACGGTCCGCTCTGATAATGATAAAAATTTGACCCCCGCCCAGCGGAGCACCCCCCGCCCGCTGATTGGATAACCGCCGTGGAAAACGCCTCAGATTATCACCAGAATCAGCTAGCCGTGTGGAAAAGCGCGATTATCAGTGCGAAAAGATGAACGAAACGTGCTAAATTGTCGCCATCTtgcggcacacacacacacatgtgacAGATTcagagtgtgcgtgtgtctcGAGTCGTTGCGTCACTGAAAAAGTCGGAAAACTGGCCAGAATTTCCGAGGAAAACGCTGTAAATAGGTTTTCTCTTTGACTGGCAGCGAAATAAGTGTGTTTCCAGTGCTATCGCTGCTTTTTCGCACGGTGTTACGTAACTTTTCTG
Above is a genomic segment from Drosophila kikkawai strain 14028-0561.14 chromosome 3R, DkikHiC1v2, whole genome shotgun sequence containing:
- the LOC108082824 gene encoding uncharacterized protein DDB_G0283357 isoform X1, which codes for MAVFLINVCKYNGCGITFPSLGDLISHIEDTHIDYDPKVVEQKEQAQPACLPLSYVLRFITEENRKEAAAAGNYLASNNSNTAPPTTNSGSNNTGHGTGNNVELKRKLAIKHHSYSMSSSNRSTTPTGSEMDEDEMVVTESEDSNDSWTTEEFSSEFIMRYGSRHSGGGSNGTPGNEKPFACPVPGCKKRYKNVNGIKYHSKNGHKKDGRVRKGYKCHCGKSYKTAQGLKNHALHTHNSQPESVLNAQLMATALETAAAAGTAPLGGSQSNSNNSNPPPPVIQRSNSPSQSLGSLSPSSISNMSSSASSCHGGSSSLSNNNNNGNSSSTTSNTAALVTGGNGNVLQQLSAGNVVTLTNLPTQPQQHQQQQQQQLQQNGGTATGNSNNNLMRSTLGLVSIKASNNHNNGNNTPTAKSVSNLMAANATASKILKLATNVANGASTALDIVQQQQLQQQQHNGSNKITNGQTILNGNKQMPNLVNLGILTPATSPTKNTQTLTFTTTTNGNSTQQQQALVASLAKKTNILLLQEPTTPSQLLQQAQHQQQQQHQQVQQQQQHHVLPISPTSSISGNSSKSSSPTPQQQQQLLLKKGKLVELVEPMDTDTDGQSDGISESVAAAIASITESKEEIGVAAASVTVAGIEVVGAGAVNEET
- the LOC108082824 gene encoding uncharacterized protein DDB_G0283357 isoform X2 yields the protein MAVFLINVCKYNGCGITFPSLGDLISHIEDTHIDYDPKVVEQKEQAQPACLPLSYVLRFITEENRKEAAAAGNYLASNNSNTAPPTTNSGSNNTGHGTGNNVELKRKLAIKHHSYSMSSSNRSTTPTGSEMDEDEMVVTESEDSNDSWTTEEFSSEFIMRYGSRHSGGGSNGTPGNEKPFACPVPGCKKRYKNVNGIKYHSKNGHKKDGRVRKGYKCHCGKSYKTAQGLKNHALHTHNSQPESVLNAQLMATALETAAAAGTAPLGGSQSNSNNSNPPPPVIQRSNSPSQSLGSLSPSSISNMSSSASSCHGGSSSLSNNNNNGNSSSTTSNTAALVTGGNGNVLQQLSAGNVVTLTNLPTQPQQHQQQQQQQLQQNGGTATETSYSCSQNSNLSGNANSNHSSDSSKPTLTVLSTAKRSSATTPAKPPPPASASCITTPMQISPTFIEHKYSALAIKEKFFSNLRAAKTSPTGVDCSPSDVSISGGSGGGGGLRAVAVGQMCALQNEHIHHNLYKKTIN